AAGCTACAACTTCAATGTTATAGTAATTAGCAGTTCTGACAACTGCCCTGATGCATGCGTTAAGACCAGGGCAGTCTCCACCGCTTGTAAGTAATCCGATTTTTTTCATTATTTATTTACCATATAGCAAAAATCAGAAGCTTGAGCCATCTCTGGGATGATATCGCCGGTTTGTTTGTTAACATAAACTTTTCTGACAGTTGATAAATTTTCATAACCTTTTAGATTGATTTCACCTATAAAATATTTATCATTTTCGCAAACATTGATTGTATAGTCTTTACCAAGTCCTACATAGTTTGCTATCTTTTTCTCAGCTTCTTGTTTTGTGATTGCAAATGAAGTGCTTACAACAGATGTAATAGCCAATGCAAATAATACTTTTTTCATGATACAACCTCCAAAAAATTTAGGATAATTTTATCACTTTTTAAGATTAATTTGTATATGTTTTATTGTTTTTGAAGTAAGACCCGTTTGGGAAAAATTCCGATTTGTTTAAACATGGTATCATCCAATTCTTTTAGTAGTAAGATTGCTCCAAAATTTTCGTAGAATTACTTCTTTGTGTTATCCTCCAGGATGTGCCAACTGTAGAATGACATCATTGATAGTTTTTAGCATCCATCTGCAGAGTATAGTTTTCCATCCCCTAAGATATACTAATCCTTTATTTCTAATAAATACTTTTCTTTAACTAATTCACTATAATCTTCTAATTTTTTCTCATATCCTTTTCTACCCATAAGACCGTAAGCAAAATCTTTTCCTTCTTCAACAGCTGGTTGGTCAAATGGATTAATTTTATAAAGCAATCCGGTAAATCCTGTTGCAAGTTCATAAATATAAATCAACATTCCAAGATTGTAAGGGTCTAATCTATCAATTGTTATAGTTAAGTTTGGCACTTGACTTTTAATTAATGCCGCTCTTGTTCCTTCTAACTCTATATCTAAAATTTCTTTCAATGAATGGTTAGCAAGGTATCCAATTTCTTCTGGGATATCTTTTGGGATTTTGTAATCTCTACTACTTTCTAAAACCCTTAAAAATGTAATAATTTTATCTTTTGGACCTTCTCTAAAAAGCTGAATTTGAGAGTGCTGGTCTATTGTTCCGATGGACTTTAATGGAGTTTGACCAAAGCCTTCTTTGCCAAGGCTTTCAGCCCATAGCTGCCTATACCAATCTACAAATGATGATAATCTCTCAAAGTATGGCATCATTACTGATATATGTTTTCCTTTCCTTTCACAAGCTAAATAATGAATAAGTCCAATTAAATAAGCAGGATTTTCTAAAGGATTTGAAATTTTCATGCAAAGTTCATCGGCTTTTCTTGCACCTTCTAAAAGCTGCTCTATATCAATTCCACAGACAGCAGATGATAAAAGTCCAACATTGCTTAATACAGAAAACCTTCCACCTACTTTTGGCGGAATGTCGAGCATTTTGATTCTTTCTCTTTCCCCAAACTTTCTTAAAAACCCTTTTTCAGGGTCTGTGGTAAATATTAGATGGTCTTTATAATCTTCTCCTAACTCATCTTTAAGCGTGGTTAAAACTATAGCAAAGTTCGCTATTGTTTCAACAGTAGAACCGGATTTTGTTATCACATTAAACATTGTTTTCCTGATGTCTATTAAGTCAAAAATGTTGCCTATTTTTTCCGGGTCTACATTATCCATAATATAAAACTTTGGATAATTAAAATCATTATAGTTAAAACCATTTATTGCTTCTTGGATCATTTGATTTCCAAGGGCAGAACCCCCTATTCCAATTACAACAAAGTAATCAAAATTTTCTCTTATTTCTGTAGCAAGTTTTTTAATCTCTTCCGTGCGTTGATAAGGTAGCTTGGTAAAGTAAAAGCTATTATCTTTCTCTTCTTTTATTTTTTCATGTACTTCTTTTACAATTTCTTTATAAGCTTCGATCTCTTCAAATAAAATTCCATGTTTTTCACCAATAACATCTGACATAACATTAGTAAAATCTATCTTTATCATGATGACCCCCTTGAAATGTATGTAAAATATTTTATGACAAAAATCAATTTTTTGTTTTATAATATGGTTAGCAAATATTAACTAAACTGAGAGGTGTGGTATGAGAAAAGGTTTATGGTTTATGGTTTTTCTTATCTTCTCGTCATTTATCCTTTCTTCTTGTGAAGGTAAAGGAAAAATTTCTATTCAAGAGCCAAAAAATGCAGATGTTTACATCAATGGAAAACATGTTGGAAAAACGCCTCTTGAATTGGAATTAAAAGAAGGTAGTTATGACATTACTGTGGCAACAACAGAATTTGATAGAGATACACAAAAAGGTGTTTGGGTTTATTATGACAAAACAACAAAATTAGCGTTTAATCCAAAGCCAACAGGCATTCTTCAAGCAGACTCTATACCGCAAGGTGCAATTGTTATGGAAGGAAGAAATTACATCGGTAAAACTCCGTTTAAAGAGTATCTTCCTGTTGGAAAACATCTTATTATCTTTAAACATGGAGCTGTAGGTACTTCAAGAAAAGTAGTTATTGAATACGGGAAGACAACATCTATATTTGTAAACTTAACAAAAGCTGTTATTCATCTAAACGCAAATCCACAGGATGCTAAAATTTATGTAGATGGAAAAGAAATTGTAACTTCACCACAAAACGTTGATCTTGATGAGGGTGTTCATAAAATTACTGTAGAAAAAGATGTATATAAAGATACTTTTACCATAAATGTTAAAAAGGGTGATGAGTTTTATGTTAATTACACCCTTGAAGATGTTCAGCTTCCACCTGTTCAAGCTTATGGACCATTATACATGACAAAAGATTATAAATATTTCGTATCCTTAGGAAAAGCTGGTATTTACTTCTGGGATATAACAGACTTAAAGCCACATATCTCTTTATGGGACCCGGAGGATGTAAGAAACTTTGATAAATTCTCAACTTTTGCAATTTCTGACGATGGAAAACTTACAACCGCTATAAAACCTATCAAAGCACTTGCATACAAATATAAAGACATGAAAAATCCTGTAAAAATTCTTGTTTGGGACAATTCTACAGCTTCTGTAATTGTAAATAAAGTATTTGACGTAAATGCATCTTTAATTTCTTTTGGAAAAGGTGGAAATAATGTATATGTCTTCTCCAAAGATGGTAAAGGATTCGTATTAGATGCTAAGACTGGTAATAAAATTAAAGATATTTCTTTAAATGAATCAATATCTGTTTTAAAAGGGTATAACAACAAAATCTATGCAGGAACAGAAAGCGGAAAATTAATTGTATATGATACGAATTCAGATAACATAGAGAAGTCAGAAAATATATCTTCCGGAAGAATAAATGATATTCAAGTTTCTAAGGATGGTAAATATTTAGTGATAGCTTCAAAAGAAGCTAAGGTCTTAAATTTAGCTGACTTAAGCGTGTCTAAAACTGTTTCATCCAATACAACTGTATTATCAGCCAACTTATCCCCATCAAACAGCAAAATTGCTTTAGCTAAGGCGGACAAAACTGTAGAGGTTTACGATATCAATGGAGGCAAGCTTTATACAATTAGCAACTTTACAGCACAACCAACATCTGTTATTTTTGCAACAGAAGAAATCACAATCACCGCATCTTCTGTAGAAAATCCAACAATTAACCTTTGGTACAATGGAAAATTACTGAGAAAATGGGTTCAAACCATAGAGTAAAAAGCATTTAGCGGTTAGGTGGAAAGGTAGGAGTCTTTTTACTTCTTGCCTTCCACCTATTACCTTTCACGTTAGTATAGTATAATTAAGCTCTAAATTTTCTAAAATAGGGGTACACAACAGCGAAACTATTCCAATAACCCAAATCGTCATTCTGAGCGAATTACAACAGTTGCTATTTTATGTAAAAAGGTGTAAAATAATGAATTATTATGAATAGAAAACTATTAACTACAAAAAAGTGTGAAGAGATATACGGAATCAGTAGAATACCATTGATTAATTATGAAAAAAAGATTGATAACTCCTGTAGAAAGTGGAAAAGTAAGACAGCTACCCAAAAACTTGTCAACCAATGGAAGCAGCAGATGAGGGGTCTACCCACAGGTAGTCATAAAAGCTGGCAAGTTCTTTCCATAGCCTTAGCCTTCTGCTGTCTTGAAAAGTCTTACAAAGATCTTTCTTTTTTGAAGCGTATAATAATTTCAAAGGATTGGATAGCAATGGTTGATAGGGCACTTCCAAAATACCGCCTGTTGGGGTCGGAAGTGTCTGAAATGGCGGAATACAAATACCCCAACCCAAACTGTGCGAGTTTTATACAGTTTGGTTGACCAGGTTTTAGTCATTCAAGAGTTAAGAATTAACAATCAAATCAGGGTTAAAGAAGTAAGACTAATTGACGACGAAGGTAAAAACTTAGGAATAGTTCCAATTGAAGAGGCATTAAGATTAGCAAGAGAAAAAAATCTGGATTTAGTGGAAGTATCTCCAAACGCAAATCCGCCGGTTTGTAAAATTATGGACTATGGCAAGTATAAATTTGAACAGAAGAAAAAAGAAAAAGAAGCAAAGAAAAAGCAGCACGTTCAAGATGTTAAAGAAATGAAATTTAAGTTAAACATAGAAAAGCACGACTATGAAACAAAAATAAAACATATTAGAGAATTTATCCAAGATGGAGATAAAGTAAGAGTTTGGATATGGTTTAGAGGAAGAGAGAACGTTCATCCGGAACTTGGAGATAAACTTGCCCAAAGAATCATAGAGGACGTTTCTGACATAGCAGTTGTAGAAAAACCACCGGTCAAGGAAGGCAAAAATATGATGTTTACTCTTATCCCTAAAAAGTAGTATAATATAAAATAACATCTTGACCGGTAGCGTAAGACGAATTTTATCGAATCATAATCACTTTTTTCATAGATGCCGAAGTGGCGGAATTGGCAGACGCAGGGGACTCAAAATCCCCCGCCCGCAAGGGCGTGCGGGTTCGACTCCCGCCTTCGGCATTTTATTCTGAGATTTAGTTAGTCTAAAAGGTCAAAAAGGTTCTTTAATTATATAGTCCCCCCCTCAATAAATTTATCTAATAAATTAAAAGATAAAAATACATTTTAAAGGAGGTTAGATATGATAAAATTTGATAACAATCTTCTTACACATGTCGAAGAGATGGACAAACAGCACATGAAATTTGTAGAACTATTGAATAACACTTACAAGTTCTTAAGAGAAGGTAAAAAAGATGAAGCTTTAGAGCTTTTTGAAAGAGATCTTCTTGCCTACATGGAGCACCATCTGTCCGAAGAGGAAAAATTTATGGAAAAAATAGGTTATCCTGAATTAGAACAACATAGAAAGGTACATGAATTGTTCCGTAGAGAAGTTTACAACTTAGCCCCACTTATAGAAAAAGGGGACTCAAAGGCTTTTAGGGAAGCCCTGTCCTTTGCATGGGGTTGGCTATACAGCCATATTGCTAAAACGGATAAAAAATATGGAATTTATGCAAAAGAAGTAGAAATTGATTTGAAAAAGAAAGATCTCGCAGCTGTATAAGTTAAAAAAGAATTATTGAGATTTCTCGCTATAGCTTTGGAATGATATAACTTTGCCTTCTCTTGTCATTCTGAGGCTGTGAGTCGAAGGATCTCTTTTTGGTTCAAGAAGAAAACACGAGATTCTTCGCCAGCTTTAGAATGACGATTTGGGTTTTTTAAGAACCACATGTTATCCTTTGAAGCTGGTATAGACTTTTTCATCTTCCATTCTTTAAACTATCTCTCTGGGTAAGCAGATTTATCTCAAAAGTATCTGCAGATTTGAAAATATCTACTTATAGCCTGATGTTAAGTTAGGTGTGTTTAGTAAAAAAGAGAAACTCTTAATTGGTTATACCACTATTTATGTAAGAATCTATATTCAGTACCTTTTAACAACCTATCTAAATTATCCTTATGTTTAATGATAATAATCAACCCAATAATAAATGCTGCGTATGTATAATAAATATTGTTTTCAATGAAATTAATGACAACCCAAGAAACACTTGCTGACAACATAGATGCAAGAGATACATAGCCAGAGACAAGAAACGCACCAAGCCAAAACATGCTAACAATCAACGCAGTTTTATAGGATAAAGCAATTAATACACCAAAAGCTGTTGCGACACCTTTTCCACCTTTAAACTTTAAGTAAATTGAAAAACAATGTCCGATAACAGACGCTATAGCAAGTAATGAGACAAGTTTTGCGTCAAAAATGTACTTTGCAATATAGACAGGCAGAAAACCTTTTAACATATCTAAGATTAATACTAAAAATCCTGCTTTTTTACCCAGAACTCTTGTAACGTTTGTAGCACCAATATTTCCGCTACCTTCTTTTCTAATATCTTTTCCAAAAAGCTTGCTTACAATTAAGCCAAAAGGGATCGAGCCTAGTAAGTACGTGATAATTAAGTATACGATAAAGTTTACTTCCATGCTTTTTCCTTATAAAATATCATAAAATACTCAAACCCAGAAACGTAGGCAAAGAATATAGATATCCATAGAGCAACTTTTCCAAATTCTACAAAATTTATAGAAAGTAAAAATATTGCTAAAAGTTGGATGGACGTTTTTAGCTTTCCTAAGAAATAAGCAGGAACTACAATTCCTTTGTTTACCAAAACACTTCTAACCCATGTTACAAGCATTTCTCTCGCTATAATTAAAAAAACTTCAAAAGAATTTACAACGTGCTTTTCTACCAATGCTACTAAAACTGATACTGTAAAAATTTTATCAACTGCCGGGTCTAAAAGCTCACCATGCTTTGTTACATCATTTGAAGCTCTTGCAATAATTCCATCTAAATAATCAGTTAGAATAGCAACAATTACTAAAAAACCAGACAAAAAATAATTATCTTTTAATATAGAGTATATCAAAAATGGAATTATCACTAATCTTGATAATGTTACTAAATTAGCAAATCCTATATTCAACTCTTTTTACCCTTTCTTACCCAAGGTGGAATCTCTAATTCATCATAAGATAAAGATTCAGATGTAAACTCTTCTTTTGACTTAGATTCTTCAGTGTATGAAGTTTTCTCTCTCTTTATAGACTCCTTTTTCTCTATTATTCCGGATGGTCTTGTTTTTAAAGAAGGCTTAGATTCTGATTTTCTTTCATCTTCAAAATCTGTAGCTATTACAGTAATTTTAATTTCATCTTCCACATCATTTATGATTGATGCACCAAATATAATGTGCGCTTCTTCATGGGCAAGCTCTCTAATTTGTGAAACGGCTTCGTTAACTTCCATAAATGATAAATCCGGACTAACTTCTACATTTATAAGTAATCTTTTTGCTCCTTGGATGGATGTTCCTTCTAACAATGGGGAGCTTGTTGCAGACATTACTGCTTCCTCTATTTTATTTTCACCTTTTCCGGAGCCAACGCCAATTAAAGCTTTGCCTGCATTTTCCATTATTGTTTTGACGTCGGCAAAGTCTGGATTAATCAAGCCCGGAACTAAAATCAAATCAGTGATTCCTTTTACAGACCTATAAAGTATACTGTCAACAAGCTTAAAGGCATTGGCAAACGATACATTTTTACCTGCTACTTGTAATAATCTATCGTTATGGATAACAAGATATGTATCAACTCTTTCTTTTAACTGCCCTAATCCTTCCTCTGCGATTCTTTGTCTAACTTTACCTTCAAAGCTAAAAGGTTTTGTAACTACAGCCACAGTTAAAATACCCATTTCCTTGGCTGCCTGAGCTATAACCGGACTGGCACCTGTACCTGTCCCACCGCCAAGTCCGGCTGCTATAAATACCATATCAGCTCCTTCCATAGCTTCTTTGATTTTATCTAAATTCTCTAATGCGGCTTCTCTGCCAATTTCTGGCTTTGAACCGGCACCCAAACCTTTACTAATACTCTCTCCAATATGAATTTTATTTGGAACAGGAAGGTAGTTTAAATGTTGTAAATCTGTGTTAACTATATATAATTCAACATCTTGAAGTCCTTCTTGATACATTCTTGCTACTGCGTTGCTTCCCCCGCCACCTACACCAAAAACTTTAATTTTAGTTGGATTTTTTGCGTCATAATTTATTTCCATTCTAAGTTTCCTCCAAACAATTAGAAAAGATTCTTTATTTTATCAAAAAACTTTATAAAAGTGTCAGATATATTAAAACTAAACATTTCACTACTGTTACTAGACCCTACATGCTTATCTTTTATAGCGGAAGCTGTAAACTGCAGACATCCTATCACTGTTGCGTACTCTGGACTGTAGAATTTTTCGTTAAACGCCTTAAATTCTTTTGGCTTTCCGATTCTTACATCTTTTTCAAAAATCCTTTCTGCAAGATTTTGGATATAAGGGGTATTAGCCACTCCTCCGGTTAAAACAATGCCTGCATTTAATCTATCATAAAGTCCGGTTTTTTCAACCTCTTTTCTTAAAATTTCAAACATTTCAGTTAATCTCCATTCTATTGTTTCTACAATTTCATACTTTTCTAATTTGATTGTATCCTCGTCTTCTCTGGTTTTAACTTCAACTACTTCATTAAATTCTAAAAACTCGGTTGTAGCAAGACCATGTTGCTTTTTTAAGCTTTCAGCAATATCCTTGGATATTTTAAATCTAAAGGATATATCTTTTGTTATAAGATTTCCACCAATAGGAATAGACCTTACTACTTCAAGATAACCGTTTTTATATACTGCTATGTCGCTTAAACCACCGCCAATGTCAATTATCGCAACACCAAGGTCCTTTTCTTCTTCATAAAGCACGGAAGTGGCAGATGCTATAGGATTGACGACAATATCCATAACTCCAAGACCGCTTTGCTCAACTACCTTTTTAATGTTGCTAATAGAATTAACCTTACCTGTTATAACATTGTATTCTCCGGATATTTTACTACCAATTAGACCAACAGGTTCATATACTATCTCATCATCATCCAAGACATACATTTTTGGAATGATATGCAAAATCTGGATGTTATCATTTTTAAATTTTTCAGATATTTTTTCTATCAGTGCGTTTATGTCATTTTGGTCTATTTCTTTATTGGATGAAGAAAAGCTTATAAAATCTTTTTCATTTTTTGATTCAATATGAATTCCTCCAATATTTAAGACTACTGAGCTTATTCTAAATCCAGAGTTTGATTCAGCTGTTGCAATCGCTTCTTTTATTGATTTTATAGCTTCTGAAGGATTTACTACCGCTCCTTTTTCAATACCTTTAGATAGTGTCTCTCCAAAACCTATTATATGCAATTTTCCAGTTTCATCTAAATCACCAATTACTGCAACAGTTTTATAACTTCCTACATCAAGCGCTACAAAAGTTTTACTTTTACTCATTTTGTTTCCTCGTTTAATTTTTTTACTATTACCATTTCGTCAAAACTAAAATTTAGATAATTATAATCATTTAGATTTTTATTTGCTAAAAATATTTTAGCTTTATTTATACTATCATCAAGCTCATCTTTTGAAAACACCAATATTTTTCCATCGGAAGTTTCAGCTGCTATTTGTGATTTTTGAATTATAAATTTAGAAAGCTGATAATCTTTAAAACTTTCCATAATTTTCTTGATTTTTAATACATCGCTTTTTTGAAATTCACTATCGTTATAGTATATATTCACAAGGTTTAGCAAATTTGAGATGTCTGTTTCGTATATATTTCCTTCTTCATCAACGGTAAAAACTTTACTACCTTGAATGATATTAGCAAAGGGCTTTTTCTCTTCTACTATCATCGTAATTTCGCCAAGATTTGGCTTAAAGATTTTTATATCTTTAATAAATTGGTATTTTTTTAATTTTTCTTTCAATCTATCCTCCGATACAAATATCCAATTTTCTGTTTTAAAGATGTTTTTTAAATCGTTTTCTGATAATTTATCAGTTCCAACAACGTTTACTTTCTTGATTGCTACTATATCTTTTACAATTGGTAGAGTTGGAGCATAGTAGCCAAGTAAAGCACACAGAATAATCCATGCTGAAAAAAGTCCAAGTTTTTTCATCTTTTTAAACTATTTTTTATTATTTTTTCTACAAGCTGGTTGAATGTAATTCCTCTTGCCAATGCAGCTTTGGGAAGTAGGCTAAACTCTGTCATTCCGGGGATTGTATTTACTTCTAGCACATAGGGATTCTTATCATTTTCTAAAATGATATCAACTCTTGCAGGTCCTTTGCAATTTAAGAGTTTATAAACCTTATGTCCTAAATCTTGAATGCTTTTATACACATCTTCATCTAATTGAGCTGGGCATATGTACTGAGTTTTTCCTGTAATGTATTTGTTATTAAAATCATAAAAGCCTTCTGATACAACAACTTCAACAATATCAAAAACTTCATCGTCAAGTATACTAACTGTTAGCTCTCTTCCTTTGATAAACTTTTCTACCAATACTTTATCATCAAGGTCAAATACTTCTCTTACAGCATTTTCATATTCTTGCTGATTGTTTACTATATAAACACCAATAGAAGACCCTTCTGTAGGAGCTTTTACGACAACCGGGAAATCCGGTCTATAATTTAAAGCCTCTTTTTCTTCTGTGAAAAATGTCCAATCTGGCGTTGGAATGCCAA
The nucleotide sequence above comes from Sulfurihydrogenibium sp.. Encoded proteins:
- the ftsA gene encoding cell division protein FtsA; amino-acid sequence: MSKSKTFVALDVGSYKTVAVIGDLDETGKLHIIGFGETLSKGIEKGAVVNPSEAIKSIKEAIATAESNSGFRISSVVLNIGGIHIESKNEKDFISFSSSNKEIDQNDINALIEKISEKFKNDNIQILHIIPKMYVLDDDEIVYEPVGLIGSKISGEYNVITGKVNSISNIKKVVEQSGLGVMDIVVNPIASATSVLYEEEKDLGVAIIDIGGGLSDIAVYKNGYLEVVRSIPIGGNLITKDISFRFKISKDIAESLKKQHGLATTEFLEFNEVVEVKTREDEDTIKLEKYEIVETIEWRLTEMFEILRKEVEKTGLYDRLNAGIVLTGGVANTPYIQNLAERIFEKDVRIGKPKEFKAFNEKFYSPEYATVIGCLQFTASAIKDKHVGSSNSSEMFSFNISDTFIKFFDKIKNLF
- a CDS encoding PEGA domain-containing protein, whose product is MRKGLWFMVFLIFSSFILSSCEGKGKISIQEPKNADVYINGKHVGKTPLELELKEGSYDITVATTEFDRDTQKGVWVYYDKTTKLAFNPKPTGILQADSIPQGAIVMEGRNYIGKTPFKEYLPVGKHLIIFKHGAVGTSRKVVIEYGKTTSIFVNLTKAVIHLNANPQDAKIYVDGKEIVTSPQNVDLDEGVHKITVEKDVYKDTFTINVKKGDEFYVNYTLEDVQLPPVQAYGPLYMTKDYKYFVSLGKAGIYFWDITDLKPHISLWDPEDVRNFDKFSTFAISDDGKLTTAIKPIKALAYKYKDMKNPVKILVWDNSTASVIVNKVFDVNASLISFGKGGNNVYVFSKDGKGFVLDAKTGNKIKDISLNESISVLKGYNNKIYAGTESGKLIVYDTNSDNIEKSENISSGRINDIQVSKDGKYLVIASKEAKVLNLADLSVSKTVSSNTTVLSANLSPSNSKIALAKADKTVEVYDINGGKLYTISNFTAQPTSVIFATEEITITASSVENPTINLWYNGKLLRKWVQTIE
- a CDS encoding hemerythrin family protein; the encoded protein is MIKFDNNLLTHVEEMDKQHMKFVELLNNTYKFLREGKKDEALELFERDLLAYMEHHLSEEEKFMEKIGYPELEQHRKVHELFRREVYNLAPLIEKGDSKAFREALSFAWGWLYSHIAKTDKKYGIYAKEVEIDLKKKDLAAV
- the pgsA gene encoding CDP-diacylglycerol--glycerol-3-phosphate 3-phosphatidyltransferase; translation: MNIGFANLVTLSRLVIIPFLIYSILKDNYFLSGFLVIVAILTDYLDGIIARASNDVTKHGELLDPAVDKIFTVSVLVALVEKHVVNSFEVFLIIAREMLVTWVRSVLVNKGIVVPAYFLGKLKTSIQLLAIFLLSINFVEFGKVALWISIFFAYVSGFEYFMIFYKEKAWK
- the infC gene encoding translation initiation factor IF-3 encodes the protein MQELRINNQIRVKEVRLIDDEGKNLGIVPIEEALRLAREKNLDLVEVSPNANPPVCKIMDYGKYKFEQKKKEKEAKKKQHVQDVKEMKFKLNIEKHDYETKIKHIREFIQDGDKVRVWIWFRGRENVHPELGDKLAQRIIEDVSDIAVVEKPPVKEGKNMMFTLIPKK
- the plsY gene encoding glycerol-3-phosphate 1-O-acyltransferase PlsY, yielding MEVNFIVYLIITYLLGSIPFGLIVSKLFGKDIRKEGSGNIGATNVTRVLGKKAGFLVLILDMLKGFLPVYIAKYIFDAKLVSLLAIASVIGHCFSIYLKFKGGKGVATAFGVLIALSYKTALIVSMFWLGAFLVSGYVSLASMLSASVSWVVINFIENNIYYTYAAFIIGLIIIIKHKDNLDRLLKGTEYRFLHK
- a CDS encoding D-alanine--D-alanine ligase, which translates into the protein MTKIALLYGGYSREREISIKSGKAVEKALKQLGYNYKVFDIIERDKFIKEILEYKPDLAFIVLHGKGGEDGTIQAILEFLGIPYTGSDMKTSVIAMDKVLTKMYLKNFGIPTPDWTFFTEEKEALNYRPDFPVVVKAPTEGSSIGVYIVNNQQEYENAVREVFDLDDKVLVEKFIKGRELTVSILDDEVFDIVEVVVSEGFYDFNNKYITGKTQYICPAQLDEDVYKSIQDLGHKVYKLLNCKGPARVDIILENDKNPYVLEVNTIPGMTEFSLLPKAALARGITFNQLVEKIIKNSLKR
- the ftsZ gene encoding cell division protein FtsZ, giving the protein MEINYDAKNPTKIKVFGVGGGGSNAVARMYQEGLQDVELYIVNTDLQHLNYLPVPNKIHIGESISKGLGAGSKPEIGREAALENLDKIKEAMEGADMVFIAAGLGGGTGTGASPVIAQAAKEMGILTVAVVTKPFSFEGKVRQRIAEEGLGQLKERVDTYLVIHNDRLLQVAGKNVSFANAFKLVDSILYRSVKGITDLILVPGLINPDFADVKTIMENAGKALIGVGSGKGENKIEEAVMSATSSPLLEGTSIQGAKRLLINVEVSPDLSFMEVNEAVSQIRELAHEEAHIIFGASIINDVEDEIKITVIATDFEDERKSESKPSLKTRPSGIIEKKESIKREKTSYTEESKSKEEFTSESLSYDELEIPPWVRKGKKS
- a CDS encoding glucose-6-phosphate isomerase, which translates into the protein MIKIDFTNVMSDVIGEKHGILFEEIEAYKEIVKEVHEKIKEEKDNSFYFTKLPYQRTEEIKKLATEIRENFDYFVVIGIGGSALGNQMIQEAINGFNYNDFNYPKFYIMDNVDPEKIGNIFDLIDIRKTMFNVITKSGSTVETIANFAIVLTTLKDELGEDYKDHLIFTTDPEKGFLRKFGERERIKMLDIPPKVGGRFSVLSNVGLLSSAVCGIDIEQLLEGARKADELCMKISNPLENPAYLIGLIHYLACERKGKHISVMMPYFERLSSFVDWYRQLWAESLGKEGFGQTPLKSIGTIDQHSQIQLFREGPKDKIITFLRVLESSRDYKIPKDIPEEIGYLANHSLKEILDIELEGTRAALIKSQVPNLTITIDRLDPYNLGMLIYIYELATGFTGLLYKINPFDQPAVEEGKDFAYGLMGRKGYEKKLEDYSELVKEKYLLEIKD